A section of the Phaseolus vulgaris cultivar G19833 chromosome 8, P. vulgaris v2.0, whole genome shotgun sequence genome encodes:
- the LOC137824160 gene encoding protein LOW PHOTOSYNTHETIC EFFICIENCY 1, chloroplastic-like: MISTWPFKLNNWVVSHFQIDHSGSSDLNRRRRVKLGCVFKVSHCAQISVFQCSRGYGTVVFSGHSKLDLRCGFLLGSPQPKFGIILKQNKSHIGDLAPPLGWALEDEGVVSELVEENIDSNGESEVIKSLNLGQVQDSDCEPKMGVGENSKEGGKEESFGKVDVRALALRLQTALTVDDVREILVDKRDLPLQVFSTIINSFGKEKRMDSALILFEWMKKRKIETNGSFGPNLFIYNGLLGVVKQSGQFAQMETILNEMAKDGISYNVVTYNTLMAIYIEKGEFDRALNVLEEIHGNGFTPSPVSYSQALLAYRRMEDCNGALNFFVELRENYHRGEIGEDDDGEDWEEELMKLEKFTIRICYQVMRCWLVSSDNLSKNVLKFLVDMDNAGIPLTRADLERLVWACTREDHYIVVKELYTRIRERYDKISLSVCNHAIWLMGKAKKWWAALEIYEDLLDKGPKPNNLSYELIVSHFNFLLNAAKRKGIWRWGVRLLNKMEEKGLKPGSREWNAVLVACSKASETTAAVQIFKRMVENGEKPTVISYGALLSALEKGKLYDDALRVWNHMVKVGVEPNAYAYTIMASIYTAQGNFNRVDAIVQEMVTIGIEVTVVTYNAIISGCARNGMSSAAYEWFHRMKVQNITPNEITYEMLIEALANDGKPRLAYQLYTRAKNEGLTLSSKAYDVVVHSSQANGATTELGLLGPRPADKKKKVQIRKTLTEFYNLAGVPRRSNQFDTSEIYRSHTQETP; the protein is encoded by the coding sequence ATGATTAGCACTTGGCCCTTCAAACTTAATAACTGGGTGGTCTCTCACTTTCAAATAGACCATTCCGGTAGTTCTGATCTGAACAGGAGAAGAAGGGTGAAACTGGGTTGTGTTTTTAAAGTTTCTCATTGTGCACAAATTAGTGTTTTTCAATGTTCAAGAGGGTATGGGACTGTGGTCTTTTCTGGACACTCAAAATTGGATTTGAGATGTGGGTTTTTGTTAGGAAGCCCTCAACCCAAATTTGGTATTATTTTGAAGCAAAACAAGAGTCATATTGGGGACTTGGCTCCACCCTTGGGGTGGGCATTGGAGGACGAAGGTGTTGTGAGTGAATTGGTTGAGGAAAATATTGATTCTAACGGTGAGTCGGAGGTTATAAAGTCTTTGAATTTGGGTCAAGTTCAGGACAGTGACTGTGAACCAAAAATGGGTGTTGGTGAGAATAGCAAGGAAGGTGGCAAAGAAGAGAGTTTTGGTAAGGTTGATGTTAGAGCACTAGCCTTGAGACTGCAGACCGCGTTGACAGTGGATGATGTGAGGGAGATTCTTGTAGACAAGAGGGACTTGCCCCTCCAGGTGTTTTCAACGATAATTAACAGTTTTGGTAAAGAAAAGAGAATGGATTCTGCTTTGATTCTTTTTGaatggatgaagaagaggaagatAGAAACTAATGGCTCTTTTGGGCCTAACCTTTTTATATATAACGGTCTATTAGGTGTCGTCAAACAATCTGGACAATTCGCACAAATGGAAACCATTCTGAATGAAATGGCTAAAGATGGAATCTCCTATAATGTTGTGACTTATAACACCTTGATGGCAATTTACATTGAGAAAGGAGAATTTGACAGAGCTCTCAACGTGCTTGAGGAGATCCATGGAAATGGCTTTACCCCGTCTCCGGTATCCTATTCTCAAGCCTTGTTGGCATACCGGAGGATGGAAGATTGCAATGGAGCTCTGAATTTCTTTGTTGAGTTAAGAGAAAATTACCATCGAGGTGAAATAGGAGAGGATGATGACGGAGAAGATTGGGAGGAAGAATTGATGAAGCTTGAGAAGTTCACTATCCGTATATGCTATCAAGTAATGCGCTGTTGGCTTGTGAGTAGTGATAACTTGAGTAAAAATGTGTTGAAGTTTCTTGTTGATATGGATAATGCTGGGATTCCACTCACGCGGGCTGATCTTGAGCGCCTTGTGTGGGCTTGCACTCGTGAAGATCACTACATTGTTGTGAAAGAGCTGTACACCCGGATTAGAGAAAGGTATGATAAAATCAGCTTGTCTGTCTGCAACCATGCAATTTGGTTGATGGGGAAAGCAAAGAAATGGTGGGCTGCTTTGGAGATATATGAAGATTTATTGGACAAAGGGCCAAAACCAAATAACTTGTCGTACGAACTCATAGTCTCTCACTTCAATTTTCTTCTGAATGCTGCCAAGAGAAAAGGAATTTGGAGATGGGGTGTTAGGTTGTTAAACAAGATGGAGGAAAAAGGCCTAAAACCTGGAAGTAGAGAATGGAATGCAGTTCTTGTTGCCTGTTCTAAGGCTTCGGAAACTACTGCAGCAGTGCAAATATTCAAGAGAATGGTGGAAAACGGTGAAAAGCCCACAGTGATATCATATGGGGCTTTATTGAGTGCTCTTGAAAAGGGAAAACTCTATGATGATGCCCTCCGTGTGTGGAACCATATGGTGAAGGTTGGGGTTGAGCCAAATGCATATGCATACACAATTATGGCTTCTATTTATACTGCACAGGGAAATTTTAATAGAGTCGATGCCATCGTTCAGGAGATGGTAACAATAGGAATTGAGGTAACAGTGGTGACATACAATGCCATAATTAGTGGTTGTGCTCGTAATGGAATGAGCAGTGCAGCATATGAATGGTTTCATCGAATGAAAGTTCAGAACATCACACCCAATGAGATAACTTATGAAATGCTGATTGAGGCCCTTGCAAATGATGGAAAACCAAGGCTGGCATATCAGTTATATACGAGAGCCAAGAATGAAGGACTTACCCTCTCTTCTAAAGCTTATGATGTAGTTGTCCATTCCTCCCAGGCTAATGGTGCAACCACCGAATTAGGTCTTTTAGGACCTCGGCCTGCTGATAAAAAGAAGAAAGTGCAAATTAGAAAAACATTGACTGAATTCTACAATTTGGCTGGAGTTCCCAGGAGAAGTAACCAGTTTGATACAAGTGAAATTTATCGCTCACATACACAAGAAACTCCATAA